The DNA window CTCTTACACGACCATATAATCAACACAGATTAGAttttagatcggttaaatattTAGTTCTTGGTTATAGCTCTTCTCACAAAGGATACAAATGTTTACATATTCTAATATGGAGGATATTCATATCTCGACATTTCACTATCAATAAAATGGTATTCCCAATCTCACTTCCCACATCAATATCAACACAAAGTGCGACTAAtatgtgagtttaagcattgattgtcataaaattaaaagttgtaAGCCTTTATTGTCATTTATACcattagggtttatttaattattaatgggcttgggcttgtatgtataagtaatttagagtttctaggctaattactcatTTATAATGGTTGTTTGTAAAGGTTAATACAGAATACTTGAGAATTTTAAGACTTTTTCCTcttcaacaaatattattgtccttGTTTTCCAGCATTTTCTTTCTTCGTAATCGTTCTTcaaagatccaatagtcaaaagtcaacatttggtatcagagctaggttGAAGAACATGGCATCGACAAGATCAACTAGAGATACAGCAacaatgaagattggaagagaagggaACGTGATGCTCTCCTATCCGTTACTCGCtaagagtaactactcggtaTAGGCGTTGAAGATGTGGGTAAACTTACAAACACAATGAGTGTGGGAAACCGTGATGCTCGATGATGTCGACAAACGGATGGATAGAATGACTCTTACcgccatctatcaagcactTCTTGAAgacgtccttctcatggtggctgAGAAGGATTCCGCCAAGCTAGCGTGGGAGACGctaaagacaatgcatgttggagtggagagagttaAGGATGTAAAGTACAAACTTTGAAGACATAATTCGAGGCGATCCGcatgaagaatggggaatcggtggatgatttctctatgaaattgacatccattgTGACTAGTATTCGCTCGTtaggagagaaggtggaggaaaTATCCGTCTTCAATAAGTTCCTTAGAGCCTTACCAAAAACATACATGAAGATCGTTACAAcgatcgagcaatttggtgaGCTCAAGAATATGACTGTCGAGGAGATCGTCggtcgtctcaaagtccacgaggagAGACTTAGCGACTATGaagaccaagaggaggagcatttattgctcacgcatgatgaatgggtgtcacgaatgaagaaaaattgaGCCAATTTTTCTTCTATATCGTCAAGTCGCAGCGACAGCGATGGAGATAACCGAGGTCGTGGCAAAGGGCAAGGTCAAGGGTGAGGTCGTGTAAAAAGCTTACCTCGAAAAGAAGACACCAAGCCCCACAAAGACAAGAGCATAGtgaagtgttacgcttgtcaaaagtaCGGGCACTACGCGTCTGAGTGCCCTAACAAAAGGTCTGACGATGAGgtaaacctcactagcttctatgatgaGGAGCCATCATTGATGTTTGTTGAGGTAGTGACGAATTCTTTGCCCGAAGACGATGATGCAAACATTACTAGCTTTAATGACGAGGAGCcaatattaatgtttgttgagggAGAGGAGaagacaaaccttgaagagttcaTGCAAGAACCGTCCAAGGAGGAACCAGAGGTGGCGTTgttcaatgaagagaaagttATAGAGAAACTCATCGTAAGTGGCGATGAGTGTAATCACACTgatgtgtggtaccttgacaatggagcaAGCAACCATATGACGGGCCATCGAGAGAAACTCAATGATCTTGACAAGAAAATTATCAGAAATGTGAAGTTCGAAGACGGAAGCAAGGCGCACAAGTTTCTTAATCCATCTTGCGTGAAAATCTATATGAGAAAATCTATATGAGCATAGATGAAGTGTGAGTggtgcaacaacaacaacaagctTGTACAAAATTCCGTGGAGTTTggaatcctacgagatgtctaTGCGGAGACACCACTAGTAGAGATGGATCTTGATGAATTGCTATTACTCACCACCGAcgagccaacaacatatcacgatGAGGCAGTTGAAGAGTCGTGGAATTAGGCCATGAAAAAAGAGCTCGAGTCTATTAGGAAGAACAAGACATGGGAGCTCACCGACTTACCACCCAATCACAAGACCATCGAGTTAAAGTGGGTTTTCAAATTGAAAATAGACAGCGAAGGCAACATCGTCAAGCACAAATCGAGATTGGTAGCAAAATGCTATGTGCATAAGCAAggcgttgactttgaggagaCATTTACACCGGTGGCGAAACTTGACACGGTCAGGCTAATTCTTGCCATCGTAGCTCACCGTGGATGGGAGATTCACCACTTGGATGTCAAATCagcatttctcaatggtgaCATCGAAGAATAAGTCTATGCCGCTCAACCTGAAGGATGCATCATTAAGAATAAAGAGCACAAGGTGTACAAGTTATACAAGGCTCTCTATGGACTACGTCAAGCACCAAGGGCGTGGAACACTTGCCTCAACAAGAGAATGACGAGTCTCAGTTTTGTGAAGTGTTCTCAAGAGTAGGCTGTGTACACTAGAAACCATGGAGAAGAAGTACTCATTGTTGGCGTATACGTCAACGACTTGATTGTGACAGGATGAAGCATCAAGGGTGTTGAGGATTTCAAAAACCAGACgatgaaggagttcgagatgagtgatctcgggcTACTCTCGTACTATCTTGGTATCGAGGTGAACCATAAGAAATATAGCATCGAGGTGAAGCAAAAAGCTTatgcgaagaaggtgttgaaacaaTTTGTAATGGAGGATTGTAACTTGAACAAGTATCCTATGGAAGCAAAGTTGCAGCTCggaaaggatgtggaaggaagctTAGTAGATCCAAAGGAGTATAGGCGTATCATCGGGTGTCTCAGGTACTTGACACACACTCGACCCGATATCTCTTATGTAGTtggcatagtgagtcgataTATGGAGAAGCCTACCACTCTAAACCAATAGacagtaaaacacattcttcgttacgTGAAGGGAATGACGGGCTATAAgattcagttaagaagaggacgagaagttgaagaactcgttggttttaCTGACAACGACCTAACTAGTGACACAGACGACATAAAAAGTACTGGAtggatggtgttttatctcaacgggaatCTAATCACTTGGCAATCTCAGAAGCAGCGAACGGttgctttatcttcatgtgagacGGAGTTTATGGAAACTACTACAGAGTTGTGCCAAAGACTTTGGctgagaaacttgttgagcgagATGCTCGGATGCGAGCCGAGGACGATAGCTCTTTATGTCGACAACAAGTCCGCAATAGCATTAATGAAGAACCCGTTGTTTCTTGGATGTAGCAAACACATCAACACTCGGTTCCACTTCATTCGTGAATGCGTCGAGAATCGACAGATCATTGTAGAGTTCATAGGCATTAGAGAGTAGCGTACAAACATTCTCACTAAAGCACTAACAAGAGTCAAATTTGCAGAGATGCAAGAGCTGCTCGGCGTGAAGAATCtcaaaccaaatcaagcttacgggggagttgtgagtttaagcattgattgtcagaaaattaaaagtt is part of the Impatiens glandulifera chromosome 1, dImpGla2.1, whole genome shotgun sequence genome and encodes:
- the LOC124936767 gene encoding uncharacterized protein LOC124936767, giving the protein MLDDVDKRMDRMTLTAIYQALLEDVLLMVAEKDSAKLAWETLKTMHVGVERVKDVNIRSLGEKVEEISVFNKFLRALPKTYMKIVTTIEQFGELKNMTVEEIVGRLKYGHYASECPNKRSDDEVNLTSFYDEEPSLMFVEVVTNSLPEDDDANITSFNDEEPILMFVEGEEKTNLEEFMQEPSKEEPEVALFNEEKVIEKLIVSGDECNHTDVWYLDNGASNHMTGHREKLNDLDKKIIRNVKFEDGSKAHKFLNPSCVKIYMRKSI
- the LOC124936782 gene encoding uncharacterized mitochondrial protein AtMg00810-like, with the translated sequence MKEFEMSDLGLLSYYLGIEVNHKKYSIEVKQKAYAKKVLKQFVMEDCNLNKYPMEAKLQLGKDVEGSLVDPKEYRRIIGCLRYLTHTRPDISYVVGIVSRYMEKPTTLNQ